Genomic segment of Paenibacillus sp. FSL R5-0912:
AGCGTCAGCCACAATGTAGTGCAAAGTGCCCGCATTCCGGTGCTGGTTGTTAAATAATAGAGATACTTGCAGAGGAGCGCTTAGGCGTTCCCCTTTTTTTCTGTGGAGATGGCCGGAATAGGCAGAATAAGAAAATTAAATGTGCCCAAAAGCGAACATTTGGGAGACATGATATGACAATGTTCGTGTTTAAGTTGACACGAAGTGTAGGGCATTGTTAAACTGAACCTATGAAGAGCTCGTATAAAACCGGGGATAAGGCCCGGAAGTTTCTACCCGGTAACCGTAAATTGCCGGACTACGAGGAAATAGGATAACTGAAACGGCCAGCCGCCGCCGCGTATACCGGGGGTGTGCTCTGCGCCGGCTCTCTTAAAGGCCGGGTATCTGCAGATGCCGGGGCAGTACTCTCCTAATTCCTTAGTAGTCCGGGTCCACCCGCAGCAAAATGCGTCTGGAATCCGGGCTATTTTTTTCGGATTTATGGGAAACTAGAGGGAAATGGGACACACTTAAATCCAAGGAATATCTATAACGGGAAACGGAAGGCTGGGTGAACAATGTCTGTGCAAGTAGGTGTCATTATGGGCAGCAAATCGGACTATGAAACTATGGAGCATGCATGTGCTGTGCTTGAGGAGCTGGGTGTGCCTTATGAGAAAAAGGTCATCTCTGCGCATCGCACACCGGATCTGATGTTCCGTTATGCCGAGGAAGCGGCGGAGCGCGGCTTGAAGGTGATTATCGCCGGAGCGGGCGGTGCGGCGCATCTGCCGGGTATGGTGGCAGCCAAAACGACGTTGCCGGTCATCGGTGTGCCTGTGCAGTCCAAGGCGTTGAACGGCCTGGACTCGCTGCTGTCGATTGTGCAGATGCCGGCTGGCATCCCGGTAGCCACGGTAGCCATTGGCCGTGCCGGAGCTACCAATGCAGGGCTGCTGGCTGCGCAGATCATCGGTGCATTCGAGCCGGAGGTGGCGAGAAAGGTGCAGCTGCGGCGCGAGGCAACCCAGCGCGAAGTGCTGGAAAGCAGCGAGACGCTATGAGGCCGGAGGAATCGACGGCCGGAGGCTCGGAGAGCGTGGCGCAGCAAAGAGCAGAGCGGGATCAAGCCGGAGCTGAGAGAATGGAGCGCCGGGATGAGGCAGCCGCTGGTGCTGTTGAAGCATCAGGGGCGGGAACGTCCCGGACGCTGCTGCCCGGCGCGACGATCGGCGTGCTCGGCGGCGGGCAGCTCGGGCGTATGATGGCGCTCTCCGGCAGCGCCATGGGGTACCGCTTCGTGGCGCTGGACCCCGCGCCGGATGCGCCCTGCGGGCAGGTTACGCCGCAGATTATTGCGGCGTACAACGACCGGGACGCGGCGCGTGAGCTGGCGCAGCGCGCGGACGTGATCACGTACGAGTTCGAGAACGTCGACGCGGGCGTAGCCGCGCTGCTGACGGAGGAATCGTACGTGCCGCAGGGCAGCGCGCTGCTGTATACGACGCAGCACCGGCTGCGCGAGAAGGCGGCGATCATCGCTGCGGGCGTGCCCGTTGCCCCGTACCGCAAGGTCGGCAGCCTGGCGGAGCTTGAGGCCGCGGCTGCCGACCTGGGCCTGCCCTGTGTGCTGAAGACAGCCACAGGGGGGTATGACGGCAAGGGACAAGCCGTCATCCGCCGGCCGGAAGAGCTTGCAGCAGCGTTCCGGCAGGTAGCGCCGGGAGCGGCGGCTCCAGCACCGCAAGCAAGCGGGGCAGCGGCTTCGCCCGACTCGCCGGGAGCGGCTGAAGCGGAAGACGCTGCCGAGGCCACGGCACACGCACCCGAGCTGGTGCTGGAGAAATTTATCGCCTTCAAATGCGAAATTTCGGTCATTGCCGCCCGGAGCCCAGCGGGTGAAGTTAAGAGCTTCCCGCCCGCAGAGAACATCCACGTGGACAATATCCTGCATCTCTCGATTGTGCCCGCAAGGGTGCCGGAGGAGATTCAGCGCCGGGCCTGCGAGCTGGCCGAGCAGATTGTCTCCGGCATGGATGCCGTCGGACTGCTGGCTGTGGAGATGTTCGTGACGGAGGACGGAGAGCTGTTCGTCAACGAGCTGGCTCCGCGCCCGCATAATTCCGGGCATTATACAATGGATGCCTGCGTAACCTCACAGTTCGAGCAGCATGTGCGGGCGATCTGCAATCTGCCGCTGGGTGACACTACGCTGCTTACGCCTGTAGTTATGGTGAATGTGCTCGGCCAGCATCTGGAGGGTGCCATTCAGGCGGCCTGCACTGCGGATGAAGGAACAAACCGGCTTGGGGTATCCCCTAAGCTTCATATATATGGCAAGACTGAGAGCAAGACTGGCCGCAAAATGGGCCATATCAACCTGCTCTGTAAGGACACCGGAGACGGCCTGTCCTGGGTAGAGCAAACTAACCTTTGGAGGAACTGACAAGCTATGATCGAACGTTACAGCAGACCTGAGATGCGGGCCATTTGGACCGAGGAAAATAAATTTAACGCGTGGCTGGAAGTTGAGATTTGCGCCTGTGAGGCTTGGGCCGAGCTGGGAGTGATCCCGCATGAGGATGCCGCGAAGCTGCGCAAGGACGCCAAATTCGACATCGCGCGGATCGACGAAATTGAACAGGAAACGCGTCATGATGTAATTGCTTTTACCCGTGCAGTATCCGAGAGCCTGGGTGCAGAACGCAAATGGGTGCATTACGGACTGACCTCCACGGACGTTGTCGATACGGCGCTTGGCTACCTGCTGCGTCAGGCCAACGAAATTCTGGAGCAGGATATCATCCGGTTCATTGAGATTCTTAAAGATAAGGCAGTAGCTTACAAGGATACCCCGATGATGGGCCGTACACACGGCGTACACGCTGAGCCAACGACTTTTGGACTCAAGATGGCGCTCTGGTATGAGGAAATGAAGCGTAATCTGGAGCGTTTCCGTCATGCGGCGAATGGCGTCCAATTCGGTAAAATCTCCGGGGCTGTCGGCACCTATGCCAACATAGACCCATTCGTTGAAGAATTTGTCTGCCGCAAGCTGGGCACCAGCCCGGCACCGATCTCCACACAGACGCTGCAGCGTGACCGTCACGCGGAGTACATGGCTGCGCTGGCACTGGTCGCCACTTCTCTGGACAAGTTCGCTACTGAAATCCGCGCTTTGCAGAAGAGTGAGATCCGCGAGGTGGAGGAAGCTTTTGCCAAAGGTCAAAAGGGATCATCCGCTATGCCACATAAGCGCAACCCGATCGGCAGCGAGAACATCTCCGGCCTGTCCCGCGTGATCCGCGGGCACATGGTTACAGCATACGAGAACGTGCCGCTGTGGCATGAACGCGATATCTCGCATTCCTCGGTAGAGCGGATCATTCTGCCGGATGCGACCATGCTGCTGAACTATATGCTGAACCGCTTCGGCAACATCGTGAAGAACCTGACTGTATTCCCGGACAACATGAAGCGCAACATGAACCGCACCTTCGGTGTTCCGTTCTCCGGCCGCATCCTGACGAAGCTGATCGACAAAGGCTTCAGCCGCGAGCAGGCATACGACACTGTACAGCCGCGTGCGATGCAGGCTTGGGAAGAACAAACACAGTTCCGTGACATCGTTGAAGCTACACCGGAAATCACTGCTGTGCTTAGTCCGGAAGAGATCGAGGATGCTTTCAATCCTTCTTGGCACCTCAAGCATGTGGATACCATTTTCCACAAGCTGGAGCTAATCTAAAAAAAAGGTGAGTCAGTGGTGAACTGATGAGCTGGAGAAGATACGGGCGGAGGGATGGGGAGTTGTTGTTCTGGAGCGATAAGCGACAGAATTGAAGCTGAGAGATTAGTTAATAAGGAACGGAGAGGAATTTTGGAACTGGAAGAAGCGTCAGCGTTCGCCTTTATGGTCAGATTTCTACCACAGCCTGTGGTTCAATCAGAGAAATATGACCATAACAGCGATCGGAAGTCCAAAATTTTTTGTAGTGGCCGATTAACTAGCCGTTCAGTTCAATTCTCCCGCGTAGCGGGGAATGACAGCGTCCCAGGCGCTTTTAGCCCAAATATAAGCAAGATCATTTGTTCAAGGGAGGAAAGGTCATGACATCAACGGCCGTATCCACAGCCGTGGAACTCGTAAATGCGCCGCTGCTCTACAAAGGTAAGGTTCGTGAGCTGTACGATTTGGGGGATGAGGTACTGATCGTCGTTACGGACCGCATTTCCGCATTTGATTACGTGCTGGACCCGGCGATTCCGGACAAAGGCAATGTGCTTAACCGGCTTAGCGCTTTCTGGTTCGGTCAGACCAAGGAGCTCATTGAGAACCATGTGGTTCATATCGATGTAGACCGGCTCGGGGATATTGTACGGGACCGCGAAGCACTGAAGAACCGCATCATGGTTGTCCGCAAAGCAGAGCGGATTGATATCGAATGTGTCGTGCGCGGCTGCATTACCGGCGGAGGCTGGCGGCAGTACCAGGAGACAGGTAAAGTGAACGGCATCGAGCTTCCCAAAGGGCTCCGCAAGAATGCGGTGCTGGCCGAACCGATTTTTACACCGGCAGCGAAGAATGATGTCGGCCATGATGAGGACATTCCTTTTGAGCAGATGCAGGAGCTGATTGGCGCGGAGCTTGCACTGGAGCTTAAGGAGAAGAGCCTGAAGCTGTTCGCTTTTGCCAGAGAATATTGTAACGACCGCGGCATTATTCTTGCGGATTGCAAATTCGAGTTCGGGCTGCTGGACGGCAAGGTCATCCTGATCGATGAGATTTTCACACCGGATGCTTCCCGTTTCTGGGCCAAAGACAAATATGCGCTGGATATCGAGATCGACAGCATGGATAAAGAGCCTGTACGGACGTACCTTTCGGCATCCTCCTGGGACAAGAATAGTACACCGGACCCGCTGCCGGCAGAAGTCGTTGAAGAGACCTCACGCCGTTACCTGGATATTTATCACCGCCTTACCGGGAAGTCGTTATAGATTGTTTTTGACGGAATGCTCTTATAGAAGTTAGCTCAATAAATTTTAGGAGGAACTACAAGCGTATGTTAAAAGCGACAGTCTACGTCACCATCAAAAAAAGCGTGCTCGATCCCCAAGGTGTAGCCGTGCAAGGGGCGCTGCATTCTGTAGGTTTCCAGGAAGTTGAAAGTCTGCGCATCGGCAAGTATATGGAGCTGACCCTCGATACCGATAACCGCGCAGAAGCGGAAGGACGCCTCAAGGAAATGTGCGAGAAGCTGCTGGCCAACACGGTGATCGAGGATTACCGCTACGAATTGGAGGACTAAAAGTCATGAAATTTGCTGTACTTGTCTTTCCAGGCTCCAATTGCGACATTGACTGCTACAAAGCAGTAGAAGACAGCCTCGGTGAACCAGTAGATTATGTGTGGCATACGGCGACGGATCTGTCGGCTTATGACTGCATTCTCGTGCCGGGCGGTTTCTCTTATGGTGACTATCTGCGCTGCGGCGCAATTTCCCGGTTCGCTCCGGTCATGGCTGAAGTGGCCAAGGCTGCGGAGCAGGGTAAATTCGTGCTCGGCATCTGCAACGGGTTCCAAATCCTGACCGAAGCGGGCCTCTTGCCAGGCGCTCTGCGCCGCAACATGTCGATGAAGTTCCGCTGTCATGACACGGTGCTTAAGGTCGTGAATAACACAACCCCGTTTACTATTGACTATGCGAAGGATGAAGAGATCGTCATTCCGATCGCGCATGGTGAAGGCAATTACTACTGCGATGAAGAGACTTTGGCTGAGCTTAAGGCTAATAACCAGATCGTGTTCACATACAGCGACAATCCGAACGGTTCAGTCGCTGATATTGCCGGAGTCAGCAATGTGGCGGGTAATGTGGTTGGTATGATGCCTCACCCGGAACGCGCAGCGAACAGCCTGCTTGGTTCGGAAGACGGCAAACGGATGTTCACATCCATTCTTACAACATGGAGGGATCGTTATGACGCAGCAAGTATCCGCTAAGGAGCCGACCGCAGAGCAAATCGCGGAGCAGAAAATCTACAGTCAGTTCGGTGTATCGGACAGCGAATATGAGCTCATTACCTCCTTCATGGGACGTAAGCCTAACTATACGGAGATCGGCGTGTTCAGTGTGATGTGGTCCGAGCACTGTGCCTATAAGAACTCGAAGCCGCTGCTGGGCCGTTTCCCGACAAGTGGACCGAAGGTACTGATGGGGCCGGGCGAAGGCGCGGGGATCGTCGATATCGGAGACAACCAGGCGGTGGTCTTCAAAATCGAAAGCCACAACCATCCATCAGCAGTTGAGCCTTATCAGGGCGCGGCGACCGGGGTGGGCGGGATTATCCGCGATATTTTCTCCATGGGCGCAAGACCGGTGGCGCTGCTGAATTCCCTGCGTTTCGGGAAGCTTGAGAGCGACCGGGTAAAGTATCTGTTCGAGCATGTTGTATCCGGGATCGCAGGCTACGGCAACTGTATCGGCATCCCTACCGTCGGCGGGGAAATTATGTTTGATGACAGCTATGACGGCAACCCGCTCGTCAACGCGATGTGTGTAGGACTGATTGATCATGATAAAATCCAGCGCGGTGTCGCCAAAGGTGTAGGCAACCCTGTGTTCTACGTGGGTCCTCCTACCGGCCGTGACGGGATTCACGGTGCGACCTTCGCCTCGGTTGAGCTCAGTGAAGAGTCCGAAGCGAAACGTACGGCGGTACAGGTCGGTGATCCATTCATGGAGAAGCTGGTTATGGAATCTTGCCTGGAGCTGATCGACAGCGGGATCGTACTCGGAATTCAGGATATGGGCGCAGCCGGTCTTACCTGCTCCAGTGCGGAAATGGCGAGCAAAGCGGGCAACGGTCTGGAGCTGTATCTGGATCAGGTGCCGCAGCGCGAAGATGGCATGACCCCTTATGAAATGATGCTCTCGGAATCCCAGGAGCGGATGCTGTTCGTGGTTGAGCCTAAGGATGAAGCTCAGGCGCAGGAAATCTTCGACCGCTGGGGCGTGATTTGCCGCAAAGTGGGTAAGGTTACTGACGATGGCCGCCTGAAGCTGTTCCATCACGGTGAAGTGGTCGGCGACATGCCGGTAACAGCTCTGGTCGATGAATGTCCGATTTATAACAAACCATCGGCAGTTCCTGCTTACTATGAGGAGAATGCTGCGGTGGATACGCTTCGCTATGATGAAGTCACCGATCTGGGCGGAGCCCTGCGCACCGTACTGGGATCACCTACAGTAGCCAGCAAAGCATGGGTATACAACCAATATGATTATATGGTGCGGACCAGCACGGCCGTTCGTCCGGGTTCCGATGCAGCGGTGGTAACGATCCACGGCACACGCAAAGCTCTGGCGATGACTACGGACTGTAACGGACGTTATGTCTATCTCGATCCTGAAGTGGGCGGGCGTATTGCTGTCAGCGAAGCCGCACGTAATATTGTCTGCTCCGGTGCCCAGCCGCTAGCGATTACGGACAACCTGAATTTCGGCAGTCCGGAGAAGCCGGAAATCTTCTGGCAGATGGAACGTGCGGTAGACGGTATGGCTGAAGCCTGCCGTGTGCTTGATACCCCTGTAATTGGCGGTAACGTCAGTCTCTACAATGAAAATGCTTCAGGAGCTATCTATCCGACACCGGTTGTCGGCATGGTGGGATTAGTTGAAGATACCGATCATATTACCACTCAGGCCTTCAAGCAGGAAGGCGATTCGATTCTGTTGCTTGGTGTTACGAAGGCAGAGCTAGGCGGCAGTGAATTTCAGTATGCTGTTCACGGCCTGACCGAAGGACGTCCGCCAGAACTCGATCTGGCAACGGAACGCAAACTGCTGGATGCCGTACTTGCTGCGATCCGCAGCGGGCTTGTCCGCTCGGCGCATGACCTGTCCGAAGGCGGCCTGGCCGGAGCACTGGCAGAGAGCTGCATCAGCGGCACCATTGGAGCGAATATTGAGCTGTCCGCCAGCGGATTGCGCCGTGATGTGGCGCTGTTCAGCGAGAGCCAATCCCGGATTATTCTGACTTCTGCGCCTAGCCGTGCGGAAGAATTACAAGCAGCGGTTGCCGCCTACGGCGTACCGGTCGAAATCATTGGAACTGTTGGCGGAGACCGCCTGCGTATTGCATTGGACGGAGCGGCAGCACTGGATGAAGCCGTTACTGAACTCAAGACCATTTGGGAGGATGCTATTCCATGTCTTATGAAATAAAGACCGGGAACAAGCAGGAAGCCCCTATCCTGTGGACCGGCGACTTTTACAACGAAGGAACGGGCTCGGGAGATATTTTTGACACGTTAAAAGAAGAATGCGGCGTCTTCGGGGTCTTCGGACACCCGGAAGCCGCTTCCATGTCCTATTACGGCCTGCACGCCCTGCAACACCGGGGAGAAGAAAGCGCGGGCATCTGTGTGGCGGATGGACGCGACTTCAACTATCACCGCGGCATGGGCCTGGTGAAGGAAGTATTCGACAAAGATAAGATCGCTTCGCTGATCGGGGACATGTCTATCGGGCATGTGCGTTATTCGACCAGCGGAGACAGCCGGCTGACCAATGCGCAGCCGCTGGTCTTCAAATACCGTGACGGTGATCTCGCGATTGCCACGAACGGCAATATCGTGAATGAACCTCTAATCCGTAAGCAGCTGGAGCAGGGAGGCTCGATCTTCCAGACCACCAGCGACACCGAGGTGCTGGCGCATCTGATCGCGCGTTCGCAGAAGGATTTTGTCGAAGCCACGAAGGATGCCCTGGCCCAGCTGGTTGGTGGTTTCGCCTTCCTGCTGATGACCAACGACAAGCTGATTGTTGCTTCTGACCCGCATGGCTTGCGTCCCTTAGTGATGGGCCGGCTGGGTACGGCGTATGTCTTCGCTTCCGAATCCTGTGCACTCGAAGTCATTGGCGCCCAGCTGGTGCGTGATATTGAGCCGGGTGAGCTGCTCGTGCTGGATAAGGACGGTTTCCGCGAGGACCGCTTCGCGGAACCTAAACGCAAAGCACTGTGCGCGATGGAATATATCTATTTCGCCCGTCCGGACAGCGATCTGAACGGCTCCAACCTGCACTCCGCCCGCAAGCGGATGGGTAGCCGGATGGCGCTTGAAGCCTTTGTGGACGCAGATATCGTAACCGGCGTGCCGGATTCCAGTATCTCCGCAGCTATCGGCTACGCTGAGCAGACAGGCATCCCGTACGAGCTTGGACTGATCAAGAACAAGTATACCGGCCGGACCTTCATCCAGCCGAGCCAGGAGCTGCGTGAGCAGGGCGTGAAGATGAAGCTCAGCGCGGTGCGACGTGTCGTGGAAGGCCAGCGTGTAGTCATGATCGACGATTCCATCGTGCGCGGCACGACCTCGCGCCGGATTGTTAATCTGCTGCGCGAGGCCGGAGCGGCTGAGGTTCACGTGCGGATCACCTCGCCGCCGTTCAAGAATCCCTGCTTCTATGGCATCGATACCCCGGACCGCCGCGAGCTGATCGCCTCTTATAAGACAATCGCCGAGATGTGCGAGGAGATCAATGCGGATTCGCTTGCGTTCCTTTCACCGGATGGACTGATCCAGTCCATCGGCGGCTATAATAGTGACGATTACAAAGGCGGATTATGCCTGTCCTGCTTCGATAATGATTACCCCACGCAGGTGGATTTCGGTGGGGAAGAGAAGGACGGATGCTCGTGTTAGGTGGGACATCCCCCTAAATCCCCCTTGCGAAGGGGGACCCCGGAGGGCGCTACCCTCCGGCCACCCGGAAGTTTGGTGGAAGGAGTTTGCTCTAAACTTGCTAAGAGGGCGTGGGTGCGGGTGCCCGCTTTGTCCCTGTGTGCTGCGCACGGCCGGGACACGCTTCACGGCGCTCCGCGCCCTGGCGGCATGCTTCCCGCCGGGCCTTAGCTCCAGAACCTGCCCTGTTTGCTGCGCAAATCCGGAGGTTCTGTCGCCTTAGGGATCGCACGGCTTCGCCCCGTGCGGGAAGAGCCCCAGAACCTGCCCTGTTTGCTAACGCAAATCCGGAGGTTCTGTCGCCTTAGGGTTCGCACGGCTTCGCCCCGTGCGGGAAGTGCTCCAGAACCTGCCCTGTTTGCTGTCGCAAAATCGGAGGTTCTGTCGCTTTAGGGATCGCACGGCTTCGCCCCGTGCGCTTGGAGGCGCTGGGCTTCGCCCACAGCGCCGAAACATTGCTGCTGTGCAAGGCGCGTAATTCGGCTTGCGGCACGGGTTTGAACCCCGGTGGTTGGAGTCATGGAGAGGAATTTTGGAACTGTAGGAGCGGTAGCGTCCGCCTTTATATTTGGATTTCTACCGCGGCCAGCGGTTCAAATCAAGGAAATCCAAATATAACAGCGGCCGGAAGTCCAAATATTCTTCGTAATGACGACTATAACCACCAATCCGGCCAAACCCAGGCCGCCCCGAACCGCGCTCTAAACTAATTTAAATGAGGTGTCCAAAAGTGTCGGAAGCTTATAAAAACGCCGGAGTGGATATTGCGGCTGGCAATGAAGCGGTAGAACGCATGAAGAAGCATGTGAAGCGCACCTACCGTCCTGAAGTGATGACGGAGCTGGGCGGATTCGGCGCATTGTTTGGCCTGAATAAGGACAAATACGAAGAGCCGGTCCTCGTATCGGGAACGGACGGCGTGGGCACGAAGCTCAAAATCGCGTTCGCAGCGGACCGCCACGACACAATTGGCATCGATGCTGTAGCCATGTGTGTAAATGATATCGTAGTCCAGGGCGCAGAGCCGCTGTTCTTCCTCGACTATCTGGCCTGCGACAAGGTAGTGCCGGAGAAGATTGAGGCGATCGTTGCCGGAATCGCCGAAGGCTGCCATCAGGCAGGCTGCGCCTTGATTGGCGGAGAGACTGCGGAGATGCCGGGCATGTACTCGGCCGGTGAGTATGATATCGCCGGATTTACCGTAGGGGTTGCTGACAAAGCGAAGCTGGTAACGGGAGCAAACATTGCAGCTGGAGACACTGTAATTGGTCTGGCATCAAGCGGCATTCACAGCAACGGATTCTCGCTGGTGCGCAAGCTTTTGCTGGAGGAGGGCGGCTACGGATTGAACGATGTAGTGCCTGAACTCGGCGCTCCACTCGTGGACGTTCTGCTGGCTCCAACCAAAATCTATGTGAAGCCGCTGCTGGCCCTGCTGGAACAGCTTCCGGTTAAAGGCATGGCTCACATTACCGGAGGCGGGTTTATCGAGAATATCCCGCGTGTACTGCCTGAGAATGTAAATGTAGAGATTAACTACGGCTCTTGGCCGATTCAGCCAGTCTTTGCTTTGATGCAGAGCAAAGGCAAGGTAAGCAACCGCGATATGTTTACCACTTTCAATATGGGCATCGGCCTTGTACTGGTGGTAGCTGAAGCGGACGGAGCGCGCGCGCTCGAGCTGCTGAAGGCCAGCGGGGAAGAAGCTTATCGTATCGGCACTGTAACAGAAGGTGAATGCAAGGTTACCTTCACGGGGGCTGAAGTCTGATGGAGTGGAGCCGGATCGCTGTATTTGCTTCGGGGCAGGGCAGCAATTTCGCCGCACTGGTCCAGGCGCAGCAGGAGGGGAAGCTCGGCGGAGGCAGCATAGAGCTGCTGGTCTCAGACAAGCCGGAAGCGCCTGTGGCACAGCGGGCGGAGGAAGCGGGAATTCCCGCCCTCCTGCTGCGGCCGAAGGACTTCGCGGGCCGCGAGCTGTACGAGGCAGCGATTGTTGCGGAGCTTCAGCGCCGGGACATCGGACTGATCGTGTTGGCCGGATACATGCGTCTGATCTCACCGGTGCTGCTTGAGCCTTACGCCGGACGGATCATCAACATCCATCCGTCGCTTTTGCCGGCCTTTACAGGTAAGGATGCGATTGGCCAGGCGCTGGATTATGGCGTGAAGCTGACGGGAGTGACGGTGCATTTTGTCGACGGCGGCATGGATACCGGACCGGTTATTGCCCAGCACAGCGTTGAGGTGAAGCCGGGAGACACAGCCGATTCACTTGCAGAACGTATCCACCAGGTAGAGTACGGGCTGTATCCCGAAGTGGTGGCAGCTTTGGCAGCCGGCAGAGTGGATCTGAACGGAAGAATAACGACAATCGGCGAACAATAGCAGAAGCCATACCAGCCGGATCTGACACACGAATAAATGTATTTCAGGCAGGTGCGGCTGATTCTGATATTTCTCGGGAAATATTGCACAAAGTCTGCAAGATGTCGGATGGGCTGACTGAGCAGTTTGAAATTGCCGGAATTACGGGTTTGCTGAGATGCCGGTTGCTGTCGATATAGCAATTGGATTCACTCCAATTAATTTGTCTGAATACCAGCGATCGTAGAACGTAATTGGATACAGTACAACTAATTCTGGCGCTCATAGGCTCTAAGGCGCATATGGCATCATTTAGATGGACAATATCCAACTAATTTATCCGGCTGATAACAAGCCGAAATTAAATGACGTAAATCCACTTATTATATAAACACTACAAACTCAAGTATAAGCACGGGCTAACCGGCGACAATGATCCTGCGATCATAGGCCACAACCTAATCTAGCGTGAATCCAGAGGAGGACTATTCAAAGTGAGTATCAAAAGAGCGCTGGTCAGCGTATCCGACAAACAGGGCATCGTGGATTTTTGCCGCGAGTTGTCTGCACTAGGCGTAGAAATTATCTCCACAGGCGGCACCAGCACACTTCTGGCTAAAGAAGGCGTTCCGGTCATCGGTATTTCCGAAGTAACGGGCTTCCCCGAAATTATGGACGGTCGTGTCAAAACGCTGCATCCCGCTGTACATAGCGGCCTTCTTGCGGTTCGTGATAACGAGGAGCACACTCGGCAGATGAACGAGCTTGGACTCGACTACATCGACCTTGTAGTGGTGAATCTGTATCCGTTCGCGGAGACCATTGCTAAGCCGGATGTGTCGTATGAGGAAGCTATCGAGAACATCGATATCGGCGGACCTACGATGCTGCGTTCGGCGTCGAAGAACCATGCTTTTGTCAGTGTGGTAGTGGATGCGGCTGATTATGCTACAGTGCTTGAGGAGGTTCGCGCCAGCGGAGATACCACCCTTGCAACCCGCAAACGTCTTGCGGCCAAAGTCTTCCGCCACACGGCGGCTTACGATGCCCTGATTGCCGATTATCTGGCGAATGTAACCGGTGAACCGCTGCCGGAGCGCTATACGGTCACTTATGAGAAAATCCAGGATCTGCGTTACGGGGAGAACCCGCATCAGAAGGCTGCCTTCTACCGCAAGCCGCTGGCTGCGCAGGATACACTCACCGCTGCCGAGCAATTGCACGGCAAGGAGCTGTCCTACAACAACATCAACGATGCGAATGCCGCGCTCCAGATTGTCAAAGAGTTCGAAGAACCGGCTGTTGTAGCTGTTAAGCATATGAATCCTTGCGGCGTAGGCGTGGGGGCGAGTGTATATGAGGCTTATCAAAAAGCGTACAATGCTGATCCAACCTCCATCTTCGGCGGAATTGTAGCAGCGAACCGGATCATTGATGAGGATACGGCTAATATGCTGAAGGATATTTTCCTTGAGATCGTGCTGGCTCCGGGCTTCACGGATGAAGCGCTGGAAATCCTGACGAAGAAAAAGAATATCCGCCT
This window contains:
- the purH gene encoding bifunctional phosphoribosylaminoimidazolecarboxamide formyltransferase/IMP cyclohydrolase, with product MSIKRALVSVSDKQGIVDFCRELSALGVEIISTGGTSTLLAKEGVPVIGISEVTGFPEIMDGRVKTLHPAVHSGLLAVRDNEEHTRQMNELGLDYIDLVVVNLYPFAETIAKPDVSYEEAIENIDIGGPTMLRSASKNHAFVSVVVDAADYATVLEEVRASGDTTLATRKRLAAKVFRHTAAYDALIADYLANVTGEPLPERYTVTYEKIQDLRYGENPHQKAAFYRKPLAAQDTLTAAEQLHGKELSYNNINDANAALQIVKEFEEPAVVAVKHMNPCGVGVGASVYEAYQKAYNADPTSIFGGIVAANRIIDEDTANMLKDIFLEIVLAPGFTDEALEILTKKKNIRLLKLGNLSTAASRKTSFVVTSIEGGMVVQESDVHSVNPEELQVVTDRKPTEEELKQLLFSWKVVKHVKSNAIVLAADNMTVGVGAGQMNRVGAAKIAIEQAGEKSKGSVLASDAFFPMGDTLEMAAKAGITAVIQPGGSIKDEESIKVANEYGIAMVFTGVRHFKH